One stretch of Cedecea neteri DNA includes these proteins:
- the artQ gene encoding arginine ABC transporter permease ArtQ yields MNELFPLASAAGMTVGLAVCALIVGLVLAMIFAVWESAKWRPLAWIGSGLVTLFRGLPEILVVLFIYFGSSQLLLMLSDGFTINLGFAAIPVKMEIENFDVSPFLCGVIALSLLYSAYASQTLRGALKAVPVGQWESGQALGLSQTAIFFRLVMPQMWRHALPGLGNQWLVLLKDTALVSLISVNDLMLQTKSIATRTQEPFTWYVIAAAIYLVITLLSQYILKRIDLRATRFERRPD; encoded by the coding sequence ATGAACGAATTGTTTCCATTAGCAAGCGCCGCCGGGATGACCGTCGGCCTTGCCGTTTGTGCCCTGATAGTCGGCCTCGTGCTGGCGATGATCTTTGCCGTCTGGGAGTCCGCCAAATGGCGCCCGTTGGCATGGATTGGCTCAGGGCTGGTCACGCTTTTCCGTGGCCTGCCTGAAATTCTGGTGGTGCTGTTTATCTACTTCGGCTCCTCCCAGCTGCTGCTGATGCTCTCTGACGGCTTTACCATTAACCTCGGTTTTGCCGCGATTCCGGTCAAAATGGAGATTGAGAACTTTGACGTCAGCCCGTTCCTCTGCGGCGTGATTGCCCTCTCCCTGCTCTATTCCGCCTATGCGTCGCAGACGCTGCGCGGCGCGCTGAAAGCGGTACCGGTTGGGCAATGGGAATCAGGCCAGGCGTTGGGGTTATCCCAAACCGCGATTTTCTTCCGGCTGGTGATGCCGCAGATGTGGCGCCACGCGCTGCCGGGTCTGGGTAACCAGTGGCTGGTATTGCTGAAAGACACCGCCCTGGTGTCGCTTATCAGCGTGAACGACCTGATGCTGCAAACTAAAAGCATTGCCACCCGCACCCAGGAGCCGTTTACCTGGTACGTGATTGCCGCTGCGATTTACCTGGTTATCACCCTGCTGAGCCAGTACATCCTGAAGCGTATCGACCTGCGCGCCACGCGCTTTGAACGGAGACCTGACTGA
- a CDS encoding YbjO family protein — protein sequence MVAAIGIVTTRCLDLLLLLNMLGVSGVMDFVHRSVQTWPLTLVFLGSLVMLFVELRCAFVIIKGRNWGRWVFLLTQIISVTYLSLASLGWGYPELFSISGGTKREIFRSLFTQKLPDILVLLLLFVPARSRLFFRLQ from the coding sequence ATGGTGGCGGCTATTGGTATCGTCACTACCCGATGCCTCGATTTGCTGCTGCTATTGAATATGCTTGGGGTTAGCGGGGTGATGGATTTTGTGCATCGCAGCGTACAAACCTGGCCCCTGACGCTGGTGTTTCTCGGCAGCCTGGTGATGCTTTTTGTCGAACTGCGCTGCGCGTTCGTGATAATCAAAGGACGCAACTGGGGACGCTGGGTGTTCCTGCTGACCCAAATTATTTCCGTGACTTATTTGTCTCTGGCCTCGCTTGGCTGGGGGTATCCGGAATTATTCAGTATCTCCGGCGGCACAAAACGTGAGATCTTCCGTTCGCTGTTCACCCAAAAGCTGCCTGATATTCTGGTGCTGCTCCTGCTGTTTGTCCCCGCCCGTAGCCGGCTTTTTTTCAGACTTCAGTAA
- the rlmC gene encoding 23S rRNA (uracil(747)-C(5))-methyltransferase RlmC: MQCALYDAGRCRSCQWIEQPVEDQLSAKMTDLRQLLDGIAVGEWCKPVSGPEQAFRNKAKMVVSGSVEKPLLGMLHRDGTPEDLTDCPLYPASFEPVFAALKPFIARAGLTPYNVARKRGELKYLLLTESQADGGMMLRFVLRSQSKLEQLKAALPWLQQQLPQLKVISANIQPVHMAIMEGEQEIPLTEQRALEEVFNGVPLFIRPQSFFQTNPQVASQLYATARDWVRELPVNHMWDLFCGVGGFGLHCATPEMKLTGIEIAPEAIASAKQSAEKLGLHNLHFQALDSTQFAVAQQDIPQLVLVNPPRRGIGKALCDYLTQMAPGHIVYSSCNAQTMAKDIKMLPGYRVVRTQLFDMFPHTSHYEVLTLLEYCP; this comes from the coding sequence ATGCAATGCGCGCTCTATGATGCTGGCCGCTGTCGTTCCTGCCAGTGGATTGAACAACCGGTTGAAGACCAGCTTTCCGCCAAAATGACCGATCTCCGGCAGCTGCTGGACGGGATTGCGGTGGGCGAGTGGTGCAAGCCGGTCAGCGGCCCTGAGCAGGCGTTTCGTAATAAAGCTAAAATGGTGGTCAGCGGCAGCGTGGAAAAACCGCTGCTTGGGATGCTGCACCGTGACGGTACGCCCGAAGATTTAACCGATTGCCCGCTTTATCCGGCTTCTTTTGAGCCTGTTTTTGCGGCGCTGAAGCCGTTTATTGCTCGTGCGGGATTAACGCCCTATAACGTGGCGCGCAAGCGTGGGGAACTGAAGTATCTGCTGCTGACCGAAAGCCAGGCGGATGGCGGCATGATGCTGCGCTTTGTATTACGTTCGCAAAGCAAGCTGGAGCAGCTGAAAGCGGCGCTGCCGTGGCTCCAGCAGCAGCTGCCACAGCTCAAGGTGATTTCGGCCAATATTCAGCCGGTACATATGGCGATTATGGAAGGTGAGCAGGAAATCCCGCTGACCGAACAGCGTGCTCTCGAAGAGGTTTTCAACGGCGTGCCGCTGTTTATTCGCCCGCAGAGCTTCTTCCAGACCAATCCGCAGGTCGCTTCCCAACTATATGCCACCGCCCGCGACTGGGTGCGAGAGCTGCCGGTCAACCATATGTGGGATTTGTTCTGCGGCGTCGGCGGTTTTGGGCTGCATTGCGCCACGCCGGAGATGAAGCTAACCGGGATAGAAATCGCCCCGGAAGCGATTGCCAGCGCGAAGCAGTCGGCCGAAAAGCTGGGTCTGCATAATCTTCATTTTCAGGCGCTGGATTCCACGCAGTTTGCCGTCGCCCAGCAGGATATCCCGCAGCTGGTGCTGGTGAACCCGCCGCGTCGAGGCATTGGCAAAGCGCTTTGTGATTACCTGACGCAGATGGCTCCGGGGCATATCGTCTATTCGAGCTGCAATGCGCAGACCATGGCGAAGGATATTAAGATGCTGCCGGGTTACCGCGTGGTGCGTACCCAGCTGTTTGATATGTTCCCGCATACTTCACACTACGAGGTGTTGACGCTGCTGGAGTATTGTCCCTAA
- the artJ gene encoding arginine ABC transporter substrate-binding protein ArtJ, with protein MKKLLLAAILATTAFGAAAAEKISFGSSATYPPFESLDASNQIVGFDIDLAKALCKQMQAECTFTNHAFDSLIPSLKFRKYDAVISGMDITPERAKQVAFTNPYYANSAVVIAKKGQFTSLDDLKGKRIGMENGTTHQKYLQDKHPEIKTVSYDSYQNAIIDLKNGRIDGVFGDTAVVNEWLKTNPQLATVGEHVTDAQYFGTGLGIAVRPDNQALLKKLNDALAAIKADGTYQKIGNEWFPQ; from the coding sequence ATGAAAAAGTTACTGTTAGCCGCAATCCTTGCAACAACCGCATTTGGCGCGGCTGCAGCGGAAAAAATCAGCTTCGGATCTTCGGCAACATATCCTCCTTTTGAATCTCTGGACGCCAGCAATCAGATCGTCGGTTTCGATATCGATCTGGCGAAAGCGCTATGCAAACAAATGCAGGCTGAATGTACCTTCACCAACCACGCCTTCGACAGCCTTATCCCATCGCTGAAGTTCCGCAAATACGATGCGGTCATTTCCGGTATGGACATCACGCCGGAGCGTGCAAAGCAGGTCGCCTTTACCAACCCGTACTATGCCAACTCGGCGGTGGTGATTGCGAAAAAAGGCCAGTTTACGTCGCTGGACGACCTTAAGGGCAAACGCATCGGGATGGAAAACGGCACCACGCACCAGAAATATCTGCAGGATAAACATCCTGAGATCAAAACCGTCTCTTATGACAGCTACCAGAACGCGATCATTGACCTGAAAAATGGCCGTATCGATGGCGTGTTCGGCGATACCGCCGTGGTGAACGAATGGCTGAAAACCAACCCGCAGCTGGCTACCGTGGGCGAGCATGTGACCGACGCGCAGTACTTTGGCACCGGTTTAGGGATTGCGGTTCGCCCGGATAATCAGGCGCTGCTCAAGAAACTCAACGATGCGCTGGCGGCAATTAAAGCAGACGGGACTTACCAGAAGATCGGTAACGAGTGGTTCCCGCAGTAA
- the artM gene encoding arginine ABC transporter permease ArtM: MLEYLPELMKGLHTSLTLTAASIAVALVLSLLFTIVLTLKTPGLVHIVRVYITLFTGTPLLVQIFLIYYGPGQFPSLQHYPVLWHLLSEPWLCALIALSLNSAAYTTQLFYGAIRAIPEGQWQSCSALGMSKKDTLAILLPYAFKRALSSYSNEVVLVFKSTSLAYTITLMEVMGYGQLLYGRTYDVAVFGAAGLVYLIVNGLLTLLMRFIERRALAFEHRS, translated from the coding sequence ATGCTCGAGTACTTACCGGAGCTGATGAAAGGTCTGCACACCAGCCTGACGCTCACCGCCGCTTCTATTGCCGTAGCGCTCGTGCTGTCGCTGCTGTTCACCATCGTTCTGACGCTGAAAACGCCGGGGCTGGTGCACATTGTGCGCGTCTACATCACGCTGTTTACCGGCACGCCGCTGCTGGTGCAAATCTTCCTCATTTACTACGGGCCGGGGCAGTTCCCGTCGCTTCAGCACTATCCGGTGCTGTGGCATCTGCTTTCCGAACCCTGGCTGTGCGCCTTGATTGCGCTGTCGCTCAACAGCGCCGCGTACACCACGCAGCTATTTTACGGCGCTATCAGAGCCATTCCTGAAGGCCAATGGCAGTCCTGTAGCGCCTTGGGGATGAGCAAGAAAGACACGCTGGCTATCCTGCTGCCGTATGCTTTCAAGCGTGCGCTCTCTTCCTATTCAAACGAAGTAGTGCTGGTCTTTAAAAGTACCTCGCTGGCCTACACCATCACGCTGATGGAAGTGATGGGCTACGGGCAGCTGCTGTACGGACGCACCTATGATGTGGCCGTTTTTGGCGCAGCCGGGCTGGTCTACCTTATTGTTAACGGACTTCTCACGCTGCTGATGCGCTTTATCGAACGCCGGGCGCTGGCCTTCGAGCACCGAAGCTAG